Proteins found in one bacterium CG_4_10_14_0_2_um_filter_33_32 genomic segment:
- a CDS encoding 50S ribosomal protein L6, whose protein sequence is MSNVGKVQIKIPEDVNIELHDTLIKVKGLKGELSRELPNEVTVVKEDNIIKVSRKSEDKKARELHGLIRALISNMVQGVSDGFEKKLKMVGVGYKAQVEGDKITLNVGFSHPVEIEAPKGISFKVEKNTMITISGIDKELVGRLAAKIRAIKKPEPYKGKGIMYDGEKIRRKAGKALKSAGA, encoded by the coding sequence ATGTCTAATGTTGGTAAAGTTCAAATAAAAATTCCAGAAGATGTAAATATAGAATTACATGACACTTTGATTAAAGTAAAAGGATTGAAGGGTGAGCTATCGCGTGAATTGCCTAATGAAGTTACAGTTGTTAAAGAAGATAATATTATTAAAGTTTCTAGAAAGTCTGAAGATAAAAAAGCAAGAGAACTCCATGGTTTGATTAGAGCCTTGATATCAAATATGGTGCAGGGCGTTTCTGATGGTTTTGAAAAAAAGCTTAAAATGGTTGGTGTTGGTTATAAAGCGCAAGTAGAGGGTGATAAAATAACTTTAAATGTTGGTTTTTCTCATCCTGTAGAGATTGAAGCCCCTAAAGGTATTTCATTCAAAGTTGAAAAAAATACAATGATAACTATTTCTGGTATAGATAAAGAATTAGTGGGAAGACTTGCTGCCAAGATTAGGGCAATAAAAAAACCAGAACCTTATAAAGGCAAGGGTATAATGTATGATGGAGAAAAGATTAGAAGAAAGGCTGGTAAAGCCCTGAAATCCGCAGGAGCTTAA
- a CDS encoding 30S ribosomal protein S17: MENKKELNKKTRKLVGIVVSDKMDKTVVVRTESFKKHPVYKKRYKVAKRYKAHDPENTYKVGDVVVIVESKPISKDKKWAVVGKKEEEKK; this comes from the coding sequence ATGGAAAATAAAAAAGAATTAAATAAAAAAACACGAAAATTAGTTGGTATAGTGGTTTCGGATAAAATGGATAAAACTGTTGTGGTAAGAACAGAAAGCTTCAAAAAGCATCCAGTATATAAGAAAAGATATAAAGTTGCTAAAAGATACAAAGCTCATGATCCCGAGAATACTTATAAAGTTGGTGATGTTGTTGTTATTGTAGAGTCTAAACCTATAAGCAAAGACAAGAAGTGGGCTGTAGTTGGGAAAAAAGAGGAGGAGAAGAAATGA
- a CDS encoding 50S ribosomal protein L16, with product MLMPRKLKYRKEHRGKRAGKATRGFMLEFGSYGIKALESAWITSRQIEAARRAMTRYIKRGGKIWINIFPAKPVTKTGAETRMGGGKGALDHFVAVVKPGRIIFEMDGVPKNVASEALKLAADKLPIKTKIVFKEEE from the coding sequence ATGTTAATGCCAAGAAAATTAAAATACAGAAAAGAGCACAGGGGAAAAAGAGCAGGTAAGGCTACTCGCGGATTTATGTTAGAATTTGGTAGCTATGGTATTAAAGCTCTTGAGTCAGCATGGATTACATCTAGACAGATTGAGGCTGCAAGAAGAGCAATGACTAGATATATCAAAAGAGGCGGTAAAATATGGATTAATATATTTCCTGCAAAACCAGTAACAAAAACTGGAGCTGAAACAAGAATGGGAGGCGGTAAGGGTGCATTAGACCACTTTGTAGCGGTCGTTAAGCCGGGGAGAATAATATTTGAGATGGATGGCGTGCCTAAAAATGTTGCTTCTGAAGCCTTAAAACTGGCTGCTGACAAGTTGCCCATAAAAACGAAAATTGTTTTCAAAGAGGAAGAATAA
- a CDS encoding type Z 30S ribosomal protein S14 — protein sequence MAKKSLVLKAEKKPKYSTRKVNRCVICGRSRGFLSKFHLCRICFREKANKGEIPGVTKSSW from the coding sequence ATGGCTAAAAAATCTTTAGTATTGAAAGCAGAAAAAAAGCCAAAATATTCAACAAGAAAAGTAAATCGCTGTGTAATTTGCGGTCGGTCGCGTGGGTTTTTAAGTAAATTTCATTTATGCAGAATTTGCTTTAGAGAAAAGGCAAATAAAGGAGAAATACCTGGAGTTACTAAAAGCTCTTGGTAA
- a CDS encoding 30S ribosomal protein S8 — MVLTDPISEMITIIRNGLASGKKEVSIWDSKMKQEILEILKKEKFIENVKKDKNQGKDCLLVTLRYINSYPAINIIKRISKPGRRVYIDKMHIPNIKRGKGRVIISTSKGILTDTQAKEKGVGGELLLEVW; from the coding sequence ATGGTATTAACTGATCCAATCAGTGAAATGATAACAATAATAAGAAATGGTTTAGCTTCTGGGAAGAAGGAAGTTTCTATTTGGGATTCAAAGATGAAGCAAGAGATACTGGAAATATTGAAAAAAGAAAAGTTTATAGAAAATGTCAAGAAAGATAAAAATCAAGGTAAAGATTGTCTTTTGGTTACTCTTAGATATATTAATAGTTATCCAGCGATTAATATTATCAAGAGAATCAGCAAGCCAGGCAGAAGGGTTTATATCGATAAAATGCATATTCCAAATATTAAAAGGGGCAAGGGTCGAGTTATTATTTCTACTTCAAAAGGTATTTTAACGGATACTCAGGCTAAGGAAAAGGGAGTAGGTGGAGAATTATTGCTAGAAGTTTGGTAG
- a CDS encoding 50S ribosomal protein L5 translates to MPRLKEEYKKKIIPSFLKDPRFKNIFQVPRIEKIVINTSIGKNIENSKLLPRAADILANISGQKAIITKAKKSIAAFKLREGMPIGAKITLRNNIMYEFFDRLISVALPRVRDFRGLSDKAFDGKGNYTLGIKEITIFPEAVSEESNFGLEISIVISTKNDKDAKKLLEEFGFPFKKSSK, encoded by the coding sequence ATGCCGAGATTGAAAGAAGAATACAAAAAGAAGATTATACCATCTTTTTTGAAGGATCCCCGATTCAAAAATATTTTTCAGGTTCCCAGAATTGAGAAGATAGTTATTAATACTTCTATAGGTAAAAATATTGAAAACTCAAAACTTTTACCTCGTGCAGCTGATATTTTAGCAAATATTTCCGGACAGAAGGCGATTATTACGAAAGCAAAAAAATCTATTGCGGCATTTAAACTTAGAGAAGGTATGCCCATAGGAGCTAAAATAACTCTTAGAAATAATATAATGTATGAATTTTTTGATAGGCTTATATCAGTTGCCTTACCGAGAGTCAGGGATTTTAGAGGATTGAGTGATAAAGCATTTGATGGAAAAGGTAATTACACTTTAGGCATAAAAGAGATTACTATTTTTCCAGAAGCGGTTAGCGAAGAATCTAATTTTGGGTTAGAGATAAGTATTGTGATAAGCACAAAGAATGATAAGGATGCAAAAAAACTTTTAGAAGAATTTGGATTTCCTTTTAAGAAATCTTCAAAATAA
- the rpmC gene encoding 50S ribosomal protein L29 has protein sequence MKSQVKELAKKQIKDLYKELDESRKKLVDMKFQLAQGKLKNHREVFNTKKKIARILTIISAKQWEDFGKNQEKKDGK, from the coding sequence ATGAAAAGCCAAGTAAAAGAATTAGCAAAAAAACAAATAAAGGATTTATATAAAGAATTAGACGAATCAAGAAAAAAACTTGTTGATATGAAATTTCAGCTTGCTCAAGGTAAATTAAAAAACCATAGAGAAGTATTCAATACAAAAAAGAAAATTGCAAGAATTTTAACTATAATTTCAGCAAAACAATGGGAAGATTTTGGGAAAAACCAGGAGAAAAAAGATGGAAAATAA
- a CDS encoding 50S ribosomal protein L24, producing the protein MKIKKNDTVLIIAGKDNGKTGKVEKVFPEKGKVIVGGMNMRKKHLKPTKKSPKGGLTEFPGPMNISNVMLLCGKCNKPTRIGYEIIKDKKERKCKKCKEIV; encoded by the coding sequence ATGAAAATAAAGAAAAACGATACCGTATTAATAATTGCCGGTAAAGACAATGGTAAAACTGGAAAAGTTGAAAAAGTTTTTCCTGAAAAAGGTAAAGTTATTGTAGGTGGAATGAATATGAGAAAGAAGCACTTAAAACCTACAAAAAAAAGCCCTAAAGGCGGTTTAACTGAATTTCCTGGTCCAATGAATATATCGAATGTCATGCTTTTGTGTGGAAAATGTAATAAACCGACCAGAATAGGTTATGAAATAATAAAAGACAAGAAAGAAAGGAAATGTAAGAAATGCAAGGAAATAGTCTGA
- a CDS encoding 50S ribosomal protein L14, translated as MISVGTRLRVADNTGAKNLAVIRILGGTRHRYAYLGDIVISSVKSASPRGVVKKKDIVRVVIARTRKEQKRADGSTVRFDDNAGVIVDKDGNPRGSRIFGPIPRELKDRGYNKIISQAAEVV; from the coding sequence ATGATCAGCGTTGGAACACGATTAAGGGTTGCTGATAATACTGGGGCAAAAAATCTTGCTGTCATTAGAATCCTTGGCGGTACAAGACATCGTTATGCTTATTTAGGCGATATAGTAATTTCTTCTGTAAAATCTGCTTCTCCTAGAGGGGTCGTGAAGAAAAAAGATATTGTAAGAGTTGTTATTGCTCGAACAAGAAAAGAACAGAAAAGAGCAGATGGATCGACTGTAAGGTTTGATGATAATGCAGGCGTTATCGTTGATAAGGATGGTAATCCAAGAGGCAGTAGAATTTTTGGTCCGATTCCAAGAGAACTAAAAGATAGGGGTTATAACAAAATAATCTCTCAAGCAGCGGAGGTAGTTTAA
- a CDS encoding 50S ribosomal protein L18, with translation MIINKKEKRQLRHNRVRARLSGTKERPRLSAFKSSKYIYAQLIDDKKGETLVSASNANEKSKLTALSVGEEIGKKALDKKIKEVVFDKGGFKYHGQIKELADGARKAGLKF, from the coding sequence ATGATTATAAATAAAAAAGAAAAAAGACAATTGAGACATAATAGGGTTAGAGCAAGATTATCTGGAACCAAAGAAAGGCCAAGGTTAAGTGCTTTTAAAAGTTCAAAATATATTTATGCTCAGTTAATAGATGATAAAAAGGGAGAGACTCTAGTATCAGCCTCGAATGCAAATGAAAAAAGCAAGTTGACAGCTCTTAGTGTTGGTGAGGAGATAGGTAAAAAAGCCTTGGATAAGAAAATAAAAGAAGTTGTTTTTGATAAAGGTGGGTTTAAATATCATGGTCAGATAAAAGAGTTGGCTGATGGAGCCAGAAAAGCGGGTTTAAAATTTTAG